Proteins encoded in a region of the Ancylomarina subtilis genome:
- a CDS encoding bifunctional UDP-3-O-[3-hydroxymyristoyl] N-acetylglucosamine deacetylase/3-hydroxyacyl-ACP dehydratase: MADKQRTLAKEFSLTGKGLHTGIEVSIKFLPAAENHGYQFRRVDLEGQPVIKASAEYVGDTSRGTVLQKGECKVQTVEHALSALYGCGIDNCMIELSSSEPPILDGSSKFYVEGIEEVGIVEQNTNREYFEVKEKIVYKDEAKGSELIILPDDEFSVNTMISFDSKVLRNQFASMNSLSEYKDEISMCRTFVFVRELEFLLNNNLVKGGDLDNAIVIMDQPMEQNELDRIAALFDHESVEVKEGVLSNLDLYFDNECARHKLLDVIGDLALCGKFIKGRVIATCPGHGPNTEMAKVLINRIKKEMGKDSVPAYDPNKEPVLDINGVMKLLPHRPPFLLVDKIIDIQDDSIVGVKNVTMNEPFFVGHFPGEPVMPGVLMVEAMAQCGGILVLSQVDDPENYGTYFLTQNNIKFRKKVVPGDTLIFKLEFLSPIRRGIANMRGLAYVGDTIVAEGEFMAQIAKKQ, translated from the coding sequence ATGGCTGATAAACAAAGAACTTTAGCAAAAGAATTTTCTTTAACCGGAAAAGGACTACATACAGGAATTGAAGTATCAATTAAATTTTTACCTGCTGCCGAAAATCACGGCTACCAGTTTAGACGAGTTGACCTTGAAGGACAACCCGTAATTAAGGCAAGTGCTGAGTATGTTGGAGATACCTCAAGAGGGACTGTTCTTCAAAAAGGTGAGTGTAAAGTGCAGACTGTTGAGCATGCTCTGTCAGCTTTATATGGTTGTGGTATCGACAACTGTATGATTGAATTGAGTTCTTCGGAGCCACCAATTTTGGATGGTAGTTCGAAATTCTACGTTGAAGGAATAGAGGAAGTTGGGATAGTAGAGCAAAATACTAATCGTGAGTATTTTGAAGTCAAGGAAAAAATTGTTTATAAAGATGAAGCAAAAGGATCGGAATTGATTATTTTGCCGGATGATGAGTTTAGTGTAAACACAATGATTTCTTTTGACTCAAAAGTATTGAGAAATCAGTTTGCCAGCATGAATAGCTTAAGCGAATACAAGGATGAAATTTCGATGTGTCGTACTTTTGTTTTTGTTCGCGAATTAGAGTTTCTTTTAAATAACAATCTCGTTAAAGGGGGCGATTTGGATAATGCCATTGTTATTATGGACCAGCCAATGGAACAAAACGAGTTGGATCGTATTGCAGCCTTGTTTGATCACGAAAGTGTAGAGGTGAAAGAGGGAGTTCTTAGTAATTTAGATTTGTATTTTGATAACGAATGTGCGCGTCATAAGTTGCTTGATGTAATTGGTGATTTAGCACTTTGTGGTAAGTTTATAAAGGGTAGAGTGATTGCAACCTGCCCAGGTCACGGTCCTAATACCGAGATGGCTAAAGTATTAATCAATAGAATAAAAAAAGAGATGGGAAAAGATTCAGTTCCGGCTTACGATCCTAATAAAGAGCCTGTTTTAGACATTAATGGGGTAATGAAATTGTTGCCGCATCGTCCTCCGTTTTTGTTGGTTGACAAAATTATCGACATTCAGGACGACAGTATCGTAGGGGTTAAGAATGTTACAATGAACGAACCATTTTTTGTTGGTCACTTTCCAGGAGAGCCTGTTATGCCAGGTGTTTTAATGGTTGAAGCGATGGCCCAATGTGGTGGTATTTTGGTTTTAAGTCAGGTTGATGATCCGGAAAACTATGGAACTTACTTCTTGACTCAAAACAATATCAAATTCAGAAAAAAAGTTGTGCCGGGTGATACCTTAAT